From Gemmatimonadota bacterium, a single genomic window includes:
- a CDS encoding Sua5/YciO/YrdC/YwlC family protein: protein MVPFRTEAEVAAATAAIRDHFGRGGLIGYPTETVYGLGSLPNDAGLDALAALKGRPPRKPFLLLISGRPMAERFGLVFSAAARAMAEAFWPGPLTLVLPGGEGHLPRRLRGQGGGVAVRHTGHRGMASLVVALDTPITSTSANRPGGPTAPGAAKIEELFPAAVANGTLMILDGGVLGNVPPSTLIDCTTTVPSMIREGAIPRDELRRAVGRLAP, encoded by the coding sequence ATGGTTCCGTTTCGGACCGAAGCGGAGGTGGCCGCCGCCACGGCGGCGATTCGCGATCACTTCGGCCGCGGGGGGCTGATCGGGTATCCCACCGAAACCGTGTATGGGTTGGGTTCTCTGCCTAACGATGCCGGACTTGACGCCTTGGCCGCTCTGAAAGGGCGCCCTCCCCGGAAGCCGTTTCTACTCCTGATCTCAGGCCGGCCGATGGCCGAGCGATTTGGGCTGGTGTTCAGCGCGGCGGCCCGGGCCATGGCCGAGGCGTTCTGGCCCGGCCCCCTCACCTTGGTCCTGCCCGGCGGCGAGGGCCATCTGCCGCGCCGGCTTCGGGGCCAAGGGGGCGGCGTCGCGGTCCGCCACACCGGCCACCGCGGGATGGCGTCATTGGTCGTCGCCCTCGATACCCCGATTACCTCGACCTCGGCCAATCGACCCGGCGGCCCGACGGCGCCGGGCGCGGCGAAGATCGAGGAGTTGTTTCCGGCGGCGGTGGCCAACGGAACCCTGATGATTCTGGATGGCGGAGTCCTCGGGAACGTGCCGCCATCGACCTTGATCGACTGCACCACCACGGTACCCTCGATGATTCGCGAAGGGGCGATCCCCCGAGACGAGTTACGCCGGGCCGTCGGGAGGCTGGCGCCGTGA
- the coaBC gene encoding bifunctional phosphopantothenoylcysteine decarboxylase/phosphopantothenate--cysteine ligase CoaBC: protein MWADRHVVVGVTGGIACYKACHLVRRLVEAGARVDVVLTRGAAEFVQPLTFEALSGRPVLASLWEPERALDHVRLGQTADLIVVAPATAHFLGRLAAGMADDFLTALCLARTKPLLVAPAMNDAMFAADATQENLRRLTDRGVAVVGPERGALAEGPSDRPGRMSEPETILHHAARALSGRSSLAGRRVVVTAGPTREALDPVRVITNRSSGKMGFRIAQAAWYRGASVRLISGPSGEPDPVGVEVERIETTAQLGQAVRQALPTANVLIMAAAPADYRPTVPLDRKRPRQAGPLSVELEPTEDILAATRPIRKPGALMVGFVPETGQAVEKAAAKLVKKGLDLIVANDALEPGAGFEVDTNRVTIIDASWGKQVVPFGTKAEVAEAIVKAVEVRLG, encoded by the coding sequence GTGTGGGCCGACCGTCACGTCGTGGTCGGCGTGACGGGTGGCATCGCGTGCTACAAGGCCTGCCATCTCGTCCGTCGACTCGTCGAAGCAGGCGCTCGGGTTGATGTCGTCCTGACTCGGGGGGCAGCCGAGTTCGTTCAGCCGCTGACGTTTGAAGCCCTGTCGGGCCGCCCGGTCCTGGCCTCGCTCTGGGAGCCGGAGCGCGCCCTCGACCACGTCCGCCTGGGCCAAACCGCCGATCTGATTGTCGTCGCGCCCGCCACCGCCCATTTCCTCGGCCGACTCGCCGCCGGCATGGCCGACGACTTCTTGACCGCCCTTTGCTTGGCCCGGACCAAGCCGCTGCTGGTTGCCCCTGCCATGAATGACGCGATGTTTGCCGCCGACGCCACCCAAGAGAACCTTCGACGGCTGACCGACCGGGGCGTGGCCGTGGTGGGTCCCGAGCGCGGGGCGTTGGCCGAAGGGCCGTCCGACCGTCCCGGCCGGATGAGCGAACCGGAGACGATCCTGCACCATGCCGCCCGGGCACTCAGCGGCCGGTCGTCGTTGGCGGGACGTCGCGTCGTGGTGACGGCCGGGCCGACTCGCGAGGCTCTCGACCCGGTCCGGGTCATCACGAATCGGTCGAGTGGTAAGATGGGATTTCGGATTGCCCAGGCTGCCTGGTACCGGGGCGCCTCGGTCCGGCTCATTTCCGGGCCGAGTGGCGAACCGGACCCCGTGGGTGTCGAGGTCGAGCGGATCGAAACCACCGCCCAACTTGGGCAGGCCGTCCGACAGGCCCTCCCGACGGCCAACGTCCTGATCATGGCGGCCGCACCGGCCGACTACCGGCCGACGGTTCCGCTCGATCGCAAGCGTCCCCGGCAAGCGGGCCCCTTGTCGGTTGAGCTCGAACCGACCGAGGATATCTTGGCCGCAACGAGGCCGATCAGGAAACCGGGGGCCCTGATGGTGGGCTTTGTGCCGGAAACCGGCCAGGCCGTCGAGAAGGCCGCCGCCAAATTGGTCAAAAAGGGACTAGATCTGATCGTGGCGAATGATGCCTTGGAGCCGGGGGCGGGGTTCGAGGTCGATACCAATCGGGTCACCATCATCGACGCGTCCTGGGGGAAGCAGGTGGTGCCGTTCGGAACCAAAGCTGAGGTTGCGGAAGCCATCGTCAAGGCGGTCGAGGTGCGGCTTGGATGA
- a CDS encoding low molecular weight protein arginine phosphatase, with the protein MDLDRLHHHGTLDDSRRGDPPRRVTPGRREAGAVIRVLVVCTGNTCRSPLAEALLRRTIEETGRTDIAVTSAGTGAWDGAPASEGSYLVALEHGLDLSAHRARLLTRAMVEESQLVLTMSRTHLARVRELGGAGRAHLLGEFSGFTGARGEIDDPFGGDLEEYRATLKTLAGIMRAVVARLNGSTPS; encoded by the coding sequence ATCGACCTTGATCGACTGCACCACCACGGTACCCTCGATGATTCGCGAAGGGGCGATCCCCCGAGACGAGTTACGCCGGGCCGTCGGGAGGCTGGCGCCGTGATTCGGGTTCTAGTGGTCTGTACCGGGAATACCTGCCGAAGCCCGCTGGCTGAGGCCCTCCTTCGCCGGACGATTGAGGAGACTGGGCGGACCGATATAGCCGTCACGTCCGCGGGGACTGGGGCGTGGGACGGGGCGCCCGCGTCTGAAGGGTCGTACCTCGTCGCCTTGGAGCACGGGCTCGATCTCTCCGCCCACCGGGCCCGGCTCCTGACCCGGGCCATGGTGGAGGAGAGCCAGCTGGTCCTCACCATGTCCCGGACCCACCTCGCCCGGGTTCGGGAGCTCGGCGGCGCGGGGCGGGCGCACCTCCTCGGGGAATTCAGCGGTTTCACCGGCGCTCGAGGCGAAATCGACGACCCGTTTGGCGGAGATCTCGAAGAGTACCGCGCCACGCTGAAAACCCTGGCGGGGATCATGCGGGCTGTAGTGGCCCGGCTCAACGGCAGCACCCCGTCATGA
- a CDS encoding ComF family protein — protein sequence MPRWLADSAEALRAAERWLLPGHCLLCQERVGRGTEDALVCALCRSRWVRLPFPQCPRCGQPTDAETECRVCREWPPELAGVASSVWMEPSARKAVHLLKYDGWHRITDSMAVPMATLSPVAAGSLLIPIPLGAARLQTRGYNQSAGLARSVGRLAGIPVAETALIRVRDTRTQTTLTPEEREANLRDAFRVAGSVPARVVLVDDVFTTGATLVSAARALLEGGARAVTAVTFARAELPLAAISRIGPH from the coding sequence GTGCCGCGGTGGCTGGCCGACTCGGCTGAGGCCCTCCGGGCGGCGGAACGATGGCTCTTGCCCGGCCATTGCCTGCTTTGCCAAGAGCGAGTGGGGCGGGGGACCGAAGACGCCTTGGTCTGCGCGCTGTGTCGTAGCCGATGGGTCCGGCTCCCCTTTCCTCAGTGTCCCCGGTGCGGCCAGCCGACCGACGCTGAGACCGAGTGCCGGGTGTGCCGCGAGTGGCCGCCGGAACTTGCCGGGGTGGCCAGTTCGGTGTGGATGGAGCCATCAGCCCGAAAAGCCGTGCACTTGCTCAAATACGATGGCTGGCATCGAATCACCGATTCCATGGCAGTGCCGATGGCCACGCTGTCTCCGGTGGCCGCCGGCAGCCTCCTGATTCCGATTCCGCTTGGGGCCGCACGCCTGCAAACCCGAGGTTATAATCAAAGCGCCGGGTTGGCGCGTTCAGTCGGCCGCCTGGCCGGAATTCCGGTTGCCGAAACCGCCCTAATTCGGGTCAGGGACACCCGAACCCAGACGACGCTGACTCCCGAAGAACGGGAAGCGAATCTGCGGGACGCGTTCCGGGTGGCTGGGTCCGTGCCGGCCAGGGTGGTCTTGGTCGACGATGTGTTTACAACCGGGGCAACCCTCGTGTCGGCGGCACGGGCGTTGCTAGAGGGTGGGGCGCGGGCCGTCACCGCCGTCACATTTGCCCGAGCCGAGTTGCCGCTTGCCGCGATCAGCCGGATCGGTCCACACTAA
- a CDS encoding uracil-DNA glycosylase: MSGARPRATASAGPEESPAAVTAPAAKDWRVGAPPIPGPGLTIGEPDGRLGAAPLAWATLADVAKAAKACTRCFLAQGRANVVPGEGNPRAQLLLVGEGPGQTEDQTGRPFVGRAGELLTGILRAIGFERDQVFICNVVKCRPPQNRKPLPDEMASCSPFLEAQLALIQPKVILALGATAAEALLGSKRSLSDLRLKVHSYRGTPLVVTYHPAALLRNPNWKKPTWDDVRIARQLVER, encoded by the coding sequence ATGAGCGGTGCCCGGCCGCGAGCCACCGCGTCGGCGGGGCCCGAGGAGAGTCCGGCTGCGGTGACCGCCCCGGCGGCCAAGGATTGGAGGGTCGGTGCGCCCCCCATTCCAGGGCCGGGGCTCACCATCGGCGAGCCGGACGGCCGCCTGGGGGCCGCGCCGTTGGCATGGGCCACTCTGGCCGACGTGGCCAAAGCGGCCAAGGCCTGTACCAGGTGTTTCTTGGCCCAGGGGCGCGCCAATGTGGTACCTGGGGAAGGCAATCCCCGAGCCCAACTGCTGCTCGTGGGCGAGGGGCCCGGGCAAACCGAAGACCAGACCGGCCGGCCCTTTGTCGGGCGGGCCGGTGAATTGCTGACCGGCATCCTTCGGGCCATCGGATTCGAGCGAGACCAAGTCTTCATCTGCAACGTGGTCAAGTGCCGGCCGCCCCAGAATCGGAAACCGCTGCCGGACGAAATGGCGAGTTGCTCGCCGTTTCTCGAGGCGCAGTTGGCCCTGATCCAGCCCAAGGTCATTCTCGCGCTCGGTGCCACGGCGGCCGAGGCACTCCTCGGAAGCAAGCGGAGCCTATCCGATCTTCGCCTGAAGGTGCATTCTTATCGGGGCACGCCGTTGGTGGTGACTTACCACCCCGCCGCGTTGCTTCGAAACCCCAACTGGAAAAAGCCTACCTGGGATGACGTCCGCATCGCCCGACAACTCGTCGAACGCTGA
- the ispD gene encoding 2-C-methyl-D-erythritol 4-phosphate cytidylyltransferase has product MSKNSFGPSRPDVGVVVVAAGRGLRAGAGPAKQFRPIAGVPMLLRSLRPFLMHPAVHVVVVVVPVEVAAKPPDWLGSLAGERLRVVAGGAERLDSVEAGVAGCGTDVAVILVHDGARPFVDPGVIGAVIAEARSGRGAVAAVPLSDTLKSATRGPGPIHILGTVPREGLWRAQTPQGFPRTMLAAALAAARREGRGATDDAALCEAIGAPVTLIEDLTTNFKVTSAADFVLAEAVAKEWR; this is encoded by the coding sequence ATGTCGAAGAACTCGTTCGGGCCTTCGCGGCCTGACGTCGGCGTCGTGGTGGTCGCCGCCGGCCGGGGCCTTCGGGCCGGTGCCGGCCCGGCCAAGCAGTTTCGGCCCATCGCCGGCGTTCCGATGCTGCTCCGGTCCCTTCGTCCTTTTCTGATGCACCCGGCCGTCCACGTCGTCGTGGTCGTGGTGCCCGTCGAGGTGGCGGCCAAGCCCCCCGATTGGCTCGGGTCGCTGGCCGGTGAGCGACTCCGGGTGGTGGCTGGGGGGGCGGAGCGGCTCGATTCCGTTGAGGCCGGCGTGGCCGGCTGCGGAACGGACGTCGCGGTGATCCTGGTTCACGACGGGGCGAGGCCGTTCGTCGACCCGGGCGTGATCGGTGCCGTGATTGCCGAAGCCCGGTCGGGCCGGGGAGCCGTGGCGGCCGTCCCCCTCTCCGACACGCTGAAGTCCGCGACGAGGGGCCCCGGCCCGATCCATATTCTCGGCACGGTCCCGCGGGAGGGACTCTGGCGGGCCCAGACTCCGCAGGGCTTTCCCCGGACCATGTTGGCCGCAGCGCTCGCGGCGGCCCGCCGGGAGGGCCGTGGTGCCACCGATGACGCCGCCCTCTGCGAGGCGATCGGCGCGCCGGTCACGCTGATCGAAGATCTGACGACGAACTTCAAGGTCACCTCCGCCGCTGATTTCGTGTTGGCCGAGGCGGTGGCCAAGGAGTGGCGCTGA
- a CDS encoding guanylate kinase, translating to MKPFLLVLSSPSGGGKSTIARHLLAGRDDVAYSISATTRAIRPGEIDGRHYHFLGRDEFLRRVAAGDFLEWAEYGGQCYGTLRSEVDAGLGTGRHVVLDIEVNGAEQLRTRFENAVHVFVLPPSGAALVGRLRARRTEDDAALAKRIDIATRELAVADRYDYVVVNDDLVEAVADVAAIIDVESRRPARLANLRQVITAIRAGLTGAVPNGG from the coding sequence CTGAAGCCGTTTCTGCTGGTGCTTTCGTCACCATCCGGCGGTGGGAAGTCGACTATTGCCCGCCACCTGCTGGCCGGCCGGGACGATGTGGCGTACTCGATCTCGGCCACCACCCGGGCGATCCGGCCGGGCGAGATTGATGGGCGGCACTACCACTTCCTCGGCCGGGACGAGTTCCTCCGGCGGGTGGCGGCGGGCGACTTTCTGGAATGGGCGGAATACGGCGGGCAGTGCTATGGTACCCTGCGCTCCGAGGTCGACGCCGGACTCGGTACCGGTCGGCACGTCGTCCTGGATATCGAAGTGAACGGCGCCGAGCAACTGCGGACCCGGTTCGAGAATGCGGTGCATGTGTTCGTGCTGCCGCCTTCGGGGGCCGCGTTGGTTGGACGCCTGCGGGCCCGGCGGACGGAGGATGACGCCGCCTTGGCCAAGCGGATCGACATCGCGACCCGTGAGTTGGCGGTGGCCGACCGCTACGACTATGTCGTGGTCAACGACGACCTGGTCGAGGCCGTGGCTGACGTGGCGGCGATCATCGACGTCGAGTCGCGGCGCCCCGCGCGGCTGGCAAATTTGCGGCAAGTCATTACGGCAATCCGGGCTGGATTGACCGGCGCAGTACCTAACGGAGGATGA
- the radA gene encoding DNA repair protein RadA codes for MARAKSVYLCAECGHEHPKWVGRCEACAAWNAVAEERLPATAGPRRSAKDGAPARRPDRVKALGDVAGEKLHRWSLGIPELDFVFGGGLVPGSMSLIGGEPGIGKSTLLLQASARMVESGRRVLYASGEESAEQIRLRSDRMVEDASGVLVLGETHLESVLAATREVRADLLILDSIQTAFSDSLEGAPGSVGQVRESAALLMRFAKETGVAVMVVGHVTKGGMLAGPKTLEHIVDTVLYFEGEPSLNYRLLRATKNRFGSVDELGVFSMTERGLLGVPNPSAVFLASRSAGTSGSAVTALMEGTRPVLVEVQALAAPSGYGTPQRVATGLDPKRLAVLLAVLERRAGQRFANLDVFVQVTGGVRLNEPGADLAVAAALVSSLTNCPTPADALFLGEVGLGGEVRPVGGVDRRLAEAGRLGFLRAFGSGRHVSVSGVRTIPLDHVEELVRAFAA; via the coding sequence ATGGCCCGAGCCAAATCGGTGTATCTCTGCGCCGAGTGCGGCCATGAACATCCGAAGTGGGTCGGCCGGTGTGAGGCATGCGCCGCCTGGAACGCGGTGGCGGAGGAACGGCTGCCCGCCACCGCCGGACCTCGGCGGTCCGCGAAAGATGGGGCCCCGGCGCGGCGTCCGGATCGGGTCAAGGCGTTAGGCGATGTCGCCGGCGAGAAGCTCCACCGTTGGTCGTTGGGGATTCCCGAACTCGATTTTGTGTTCGGAGGCGGGTTGGTCCCCGGGTCGATGTCGCTGATCGGTGGCGAGCCGGGCATCGGGAAATCCACCTTGCTCCTCCAGGCCTCCGCCCGGATGGTCGAAAGCGGCCGTCGGGTGCTCTACGCCAGCGGGGAGGAATCGGCCGAACAGATCCGGCTCCGGTCCGATCGGATGGTCGAGGATGCGAGCGGGGTTCTGGTCCTTGGCGAGACCCACCTCGAGTCGGTGCTGGCCGCGACGCGGGAGGTTCGGGCCGACCTCCTCATTCTCGACTCGATCCAAACCGCCTTTTCCGATTCCCTCGAAGGCGCCCCCGGAAGTGTCGGCCAGGTTCGGGAGTCGGCCGCCCTGCTGATGCGGTTCGCCAAGGAAACCGGCGTGGCCGTCATGGTCGTCGGTCATGTCACCAAGGGGGGCATGCTGGCAGGGCCCAAGACCTTGGAGCACATCGTCGATACGGTGCTTTATTTCGAAGGCGAACCCTCCCTCAACTACCGGCTGCTTCGGGCCACCAAGAATCGGTTTGGGTCGGTCGACGAGTTGGGCGTTTTCTCCATGACCGAGCGGGGCCTCCTCGGTGTCCCGAATCCATCGGCGGTGTTCCTCGCCTCGCGGTCGGCCGGAACGAGCGGCAGCGCCGTGACCGCCTTGATGGAGGGGACTCGGCCAGTATTGGTCGAGGTCCAGGCCTTGGCCGCGCCCTCCGGCTACGGGACCCCGCAGCGAGTGGCCACCGGGCTCGACCCCAAACGTCTCGCGGTACTGCTGGCGGTGCTGGAGCGACGCGCCGGCCAGCGGTTCGCCAACCTCGATGTGTTCGTCCAGGTTACCGGTGGGGTGCGGCTGAACGAACCCGGCGCGGACTTGGCCGTCGCGGCGGCGCTGGTCTCCAGTCTGACCAACTGCCCGACGCCTGCGGATGCCCTGTTCCTGGGTGAGGTCGGTTTGGGTGGCGAGGTCCGCCCGGTCGGCGGCGTCGACCGGCGCTTGGCGGAAGCCGGACGGTTGGGGTTCCTGCGGGCATTCGGATCGGGGCGCCACGTCTCGGTCAGCGGGGTCCGCACGATTCCACTGGATCATGTCGAAGAACTCGTTCGGGCCTTCGCGGCCTGA
- the rpoZ gene encoding DNA-directed RNA polymerase subunit omega produces MEIVTPTDAARHAGTKYRSILVAARFARMVNELPKERQVQLEQAHGYKKLTTLALRKLAAGELSFRELRRRRSEV; encoded by the coding sequence ATGGAAATTGTGACCCCGACCGATGCCGCACGGCATGCCGGCACCAAGTATCGGAGCATTTTGGTGGCCGCTCGCTTTGCCCGGATGGTCAATGAACTGCCGAAGGAGCGCCAGGTCCAGTTGGAGCAGGCGCACGGGTACAAGAAGCTCACGACGCTGGCGCTCCGAAAACTCGCCGCCGGCGAGTTGTCGTTCCGGGAATTGCGGCGCCGTCGGTCCGAGGTCTGA
- a CDS encoding shikimate dehydrogenase, translated as MISGRTRVFALLGNPVSHSLSPAMYNAAFGALGLDAVYVALRCEASELGSLMQGLAGGGGGGNVTIPHKRAAAILVRPIAESPLVGCNTFWGEAGDLIGDDTDSLGIRAAFDCLGRPAGTWLVLGSGGSAIAAALAAGSVGAGVAIRSRSVGRRAALAAQLRSFGIAVEPEAGIGLVLNCTPLGMDPSDPLPLPVGEIPAGAAVLDLVYGRPETQWVRLARAAGHRAADGQKVLIAQGAAAFERWFPDSKAPIEVMRAAVAGRLG; from the coding sequence ATGATCTCCGGTCGCACCAGAGTGTTCGCGCTGTTGGGCAATCCCGTCAGCCATTCCCTGTCACCCGCCATGTACAACGCCGCCTTTGGGGCGCTCGGTCTCGATGCGGTGTACGTCGCCCTCCGATGCGAGGCCTCCGAGTTGGGATCGCTGATGCAGGGGCTGGCGGGGGGCGGGGGCGGGGGAAACGTCACCATTCCGCACAAACGCGCCGCGGCGATCCTGGTCCGACCGATCGCCGAAAGCCCACTGGTAGGCTGCAACACCTTTTGGGGTGAGGCAGGTGATTTGATCGGTGACGATACCGATTCACTCGGCATCCGGGCGGCGTTTGACTGCCTCGGCCGCCCGGCTGGGACCTGGCTGGTGCTCGGGAGTGGTGGGAGCGCCATCGCGGCGGCCCTGGCCGCCGGCTCGGTCGGGGCTGGCGTGGCGATTCGGTCTCGGTCGGTGGGCCGGCGAGCCGCGCTGGCCGCCCAACTCCGATCGTTCGGCATCGCCGTCGAGCCGGAGGCCGGTATCGGGCTGGTGCTTAACTGTACCCCGCTCGGCATGGATCCCTCGGACCCCTTGCCCCTCCCGGTCGGTGAAATCCCCGCCGGCGCGGCCGTGCTCGATCTGGTCTACGGGCGGCCCGAGACTCAGTGGGTCCGCCTAGCCAGGGCCGCCGGGCACCGGGCCGCCGATGGCCAGAAAGTGCTGATTGCCCAGGGAGCCGCGGCCTTCGAGCGGTGGTTTCCGGATTCGAAGGCCCCGATCGAGGTGATGCGTGCCGCGGTGGCTGGCCGACTCGGCTGA
- a CDS encoding YicC family protein, whose protein sequence is MAYSMTGFGAAEGAVGQGILRIELKSVNHRYLSLSLKAPSELVAMEHEIRERLRRDFERGHFSVSVRWLEMPGRQSGPRVDPVGTAAAMDRLRALAVAAGVEPTISLELLSRQSEVFMSADPAAAVEWSAVEAVLAQAIDECRETRRREGGVLSADLTLRLSLIRGHAAQAAELAPARLIRERDRLRTQVAQLLEGRTVDEGRLSQELAFLADRLDITEELVRLAAHLDASDAALVADRPVGKQLGFLAQEIGREVNTIGSKANEAAMQHLAVEMKGELERFREQLENLA, encoded by the coding sequence GTGGCGTACAGTATGACCGGGTTTGGAGCCGCCGAAGGGGCGGTCGGGCAGGGCATCCTGAGGATCGAACTCAAGTCCGTCAACCACCGCTATCTGAGTCTCTCGCTCAAGGCGCCGAGCGAGTTGGTGGCCATGGAGCACGAGATTCGCGAACGGCTGCGCCGCGATTTCGAGCGCGGGCATTTCTCGGTGTCGGTTCGCTGGCTCGAAATGCCGGGGCGACAGAGCGGGCCGCGCGTCGATCCAGTCGGCACGGCTGCCGCCATGGATCGGCTTCGGGCATTGGCCGTCGCCGCCGGGGTCGAACCGACGATCAGTCTCGAACTGCTGAGCCGTCAGTCGGAGGTGTTTATGTCCGCCGACCCCGCGGCCGCGGTTGAGTGGTCGGCCGTCGAAGCCGTATTGGCCCAGGCCATCGATGAGTGTCGGGAAACCAGGCGTCGGGAAGGTGGGGTTCTCTCCGCCGACCTCACGCTCCGGCTGAGCTTGATTCGGGGCCACGCGGCCCAGGCGGCCGAATTGGCGCCGGCGCGGTTGATCCGGGAACGCGATCGTCTCCGGACCCAGGTCGCCCAATTGTTGGAGGGGCGAACCGTCGACGAGGGCCGCTTGTCGCAGGAGTTGGCGTTCTTGGCCGACCGGCTCGATATCACGGAGGAGTTGGTGCGTCTCGCGGCCCACCTTGACGCCAGCGACGCCGCATTGGTCGCCGATCGACCGGTCGGCAAGCAACTCGGTTTCTTGGCCCAGGAAATCGGACGCGAAGTGAACACCATCGGGTCCAAGGCTAACGAAGCCGCGATGCAGCATCTCGCCGTTGAGATGAAAGGGGAGTTGGAACGATTCCGGGAGCAGCTCGAGAACTTGGCCTGA
- the dnaB gene encoding replicative DNA helicase, protein MTSASPDNSSNADPLRGAPWSQEAEQAVLGAMILDQDAALRAAEQIDHSMFYKEPHRRLFRAMVALTEQRVVIDHITLRDELVRRNELELAGGMEYIAEMVESVSTAANLEHHARIVKDKAILRRLIEVSTKTITEAYDARLSTAELVDQAESRIFKISQERRSDGFVRIKEMLWPTMERIETLQKSGKSVTGVPSGFADLDEMTSGFQKSELIIVAARPSMGKTAFCLNIATQAAVDGHGVAIFSLEMSKDSLVQRMLCAEARVDSQAVRRGLLKDRDFTNLARAAGVMGQCPVWIDDTPAITLLEMRGKARRLKADNDLGMIIVDYLQLMRSPEYAENRVQEVSDISRSLKALARELEVPVMALSQLSRASEQRGGDRRPQLSDLRDSGAIEQDADIVMFIHRPEYYDREDESKKGLAEIMLSKHRNGPTGEVILRFTKEYTRFDSFTARDNAGHG, encoded by the coding sequence ATGACGTCCGCATCGCCCGACAACTCGTCGAACGCTGATCCGCTCCGCGGGGCACCATGGAGCCAAGAGGCCGAACAGGCCGTCTTGGGGGCGATGATCCTCGACCAGGACGCGGCGCTTCGGGCCGCGGAGCAGATCGACCATTCGATGTTCTACAAGGAACCGCACCGGAGACTCTTCCGGGCCATGGTGGCCTTGACGGAACAGCGCGTGGTAATCGATCACATCACCCTTCGCGACGAGTTGGTCCGCCGCAACGAACTCGAGCTCGCCGGCGGCATGGAGTACATCGCCGAGATGGTCGAGTCGGTCTCGACGGCCGCCAATCTCGAGCATCATGCCCGGATCGTCAAAGACAAGGCGATTCTGCGCCGGCTGATCGAGGTGTCGACCAAGACCATCACCGAGGCCTATGACGCCCGGCTGTCGACGGCCGAACTCGTTGATCAGGCCGAGTCGCGGATCTTCAAGATCTCTCAAGAGCGGCGGTCCGACGGCTTCGTCCGGATCAAAGAGATGCTGTGGCCGACCATGGAGCGCATTGAAACGCTTCAAAAGAGCGGCAAATCGGTTACCGGAGTTCCGAGCGGCTTTGCAGATTTGGATGAGATGACGTCGGGGTTCCAGAAGTCCGAGTTGATCATCGTGGCGGCGCGTCCGTCCATGGGCAAGACGGCCTTCTGTCTCAATATCGCAACCCAAGCCGCCGTCGATGGTCATGGGGTGGCCATTTTCTCCCTGGAAATGTCGAAGGATTCACTGGTGCAACGGATGCTCTGTGCGGAGGCCCGGGTCGACAGTCAGGCCGTGCGTCGCGGCCTGCTCAAAGACCGCGACTTCACGAACCTGGCTCGGGCGGCCGGCGTCATGGGGCAATGTCCGGTGTGGATTGACGACACGCCGGCTATCACCCTGCTCGAGATGCGGGGCAAGGCCCGCCGGCTCAAGGCGGACAACGATCTCGGGATGATTATCGTCGACTACCTCCAGCTGATGCGGAGTCCGGAATACGCGGAAAATCGGGTTCAGGAGGTCTCGGACATTTCGCGGTCCCTCAAGGCCCTGGCCCGGGAACTCGAAGTGCCGGTCATGGCCCTGTCGCAGCTCTCCCGGGCCTCCGAACAGCGGGGCGGCGATCGCCGTCCGCAACTGTCCGACCTCCGCGACTCCGGGGCGATCGAGCAGGACGCCGACATCGTGATGTTCATTCATCGGCCCGAGTATTACGACCGGGAGGACGAGAGCAAAAAAGGCCTGGCCGAGATCATGCTGTCCAAGCATCGGAACGGCCCGACCGGTGAGGTCATCCTCCGGTTCACCAAGGAATACACCCGGTTTGACAGCTTTACCGCCCGGGACAACGCCGGTCACGGATGA